From the Candidatus Hydrogenedentota bacterium genome, the window GCCGTGGCGGTGCCGTATCGCCGTCTTTGGGGGTCTCGTAGAGGATGGGGCGGTAGAGCACCTGAAACGGCTCGGCGCGGCGCTCATAGAACCAGTCGGCGAGCAGCTCCAGGCCCTCGGAGCCCGCCTCGCGCACGGGGAGCCAGACGTGGGCGACGGCCTCGGAGACAACCGACGCTTTGTAGGTGTAGGTCCATTCCACGATGTCGAGGTTTTCGCCGGGCATTCGACCCGCGCGACGCGCGCCCTCCCGAAGTCCGGAGGCGTCCTCGGTGCCGCTGCTCTCCACCAGCGCGGTGATATCGCGATCGAGCAGGAGGCGATGGGTAAGTCGAATGTTCTGATCGGAATCGAAGGTGGCCGGGCGTAACAGGGACTCGTCATAGGGGACACCCGCTTCATCGAGGGCGCGGCGATAGCCTCTGCGACGCTCGACACCGGGCTGGAAACCATCGAGCCCCAGGAGCATGCCCACCCGGGTGTGGCCGCGCTCAAGAAGAAAGCGGGTGCTGAGGTAGGCAGCCTCCTCATAGTCCACCGTGGCGGAGCTGATCTCGGGCATCGCGTCGAGCCGACCAAGTACCATATAGGGGCACCCTGCGGTGTGTACGCGGCGTATGACCGAGTCGTCGGAGCGGAGAGGGCCGGCCACTACGCAGGCGCCGAATCGCTGCTCGCTCACGCCCCGGGCGTAGTCGTACTGGCCGTCGCGTGGCGGTGGATTCATGTCGAAGCCGATGAACTCGCCGTCGTTGAAAATCCGGTTCAATTCGAAGAAGAGCCAGGTGAGGATGTCATTGCTGATGGGCAATACGTCCAGCGGCGAGGTGACGGCAACACCGATGCAGTCCAGCCGCTGGCGTCGGAGGCTGCGCGCGCCGGAGTGGGGGTGGAAGTTGACTTCCTGGATGAAGTCCTCGATTCGCTTCCGGGTGCCCTTGCCCACGCCCGCCTGTTTGTTCAGCACGCGACTTACGGTGCGAGCCGACACCCCCAACTCATGGGCAATGTCGTGGATGGTGTATCGGCCTGTGGTTTTCTGTGCCATCGTGATCGATTCGTTCCGCTGCTTTTCCCAACGCGTCACGGTATCATATTGATCGGACGCAATGAAACGAATTATGGTTTTGCGCCCCGAAGGGGCATCACAGCTTAGCCCAGGGCAACGCCCTGGGTAAGTTGAATTAGTTAATATTCAGCCCTGAAAGGGCGACACAGTTTGCCAACTGTGGCCGTGCTCTGCCGCCCTTTCAGGGCTTGAACCAGGTTACATCGTTTTCCCTGGGCGTTGCCCAGGGCTACTATGTCAGTGGCCCTTCGGGCCGGAAGACCTCTTTCTCATCGAACGCGAATGTGAACGTTCTTATTCGTGAAAATTCGTGTTCATTCGTGGTTCAAAATTTTGGTTGCGGTCAACGGCTGTTCTATGTGGTTTCGCGTTCATTCGTGGTTGGATTCCCTTGAGCCTCAGACCACAACCGAGGTAAATAGACTAATCACGAAAGCCCTGTCCGACCCCTTCGTCGGGTTCAGCGCGCGAGTTTCAGCTCGCCGAACTGCTCGAAGTAGTACACAAACTTGAAGGCATCCTGGTCGAGCGGCACGCCGAAGAGCATCTTGAGGCGCATGGGACCATGATACTTCATGCCGTCGTCCTCCGTTTCCTGACCGTCCACGAGGACTTTGATATTGTGGACACTGAAACACTTTTCCATGTCGTCCAGTCCCGTGTACTTCAGTCCGAGGGGCGCCAGGGCCAGCTCGCCCGGCTCCCAGTGGGTGAAGCCCTGGGTTCGCTCCTGGGGCGTGATAGTGACATCGAGCCAGACATAGCGCAGGGGTACGAAGGGTTTGACGTCGTCTTCGTCGCC encodes:
- a CDS encoding LacI family DNA-binding transcriptional regulator, coding for MAQKTTGRYTIHDIAHELGVSARTVSRVLNKQAGVGKGTRKRIEDFIQEVNFHPHSGARSLRRQRLDCIGVAVTSPLDVLPISNDILTWLFFELNRIFNDGEFIGFDMNPPPRDGQYDYARGVSEQRFGACVVAGPLRSDDSVIRRVHTAGCPYMVLGRLDAMPEISSATVDYEEAAYLSTRFLLERGHTRVGMLLGLDGFQPGVERRRGYRRALDEAGVPYDESLLRPATFDSDQNIRLTHRLLLDRDITALVESSGTEDASGLREGARRAGRMPGENLDIVEWTYTYKASVVSEAVAHVWLPVREAGSEGLELLADWFYERRAEPFQVLYRPILYETPKDGDTAPPRPVFSVHS